One genomic region from Reichenbachiella ulvae encodes:
- the radC gene encoding RadC family protein → MPYDQSLTIKKWAEEDRPREKLILKGKATLSDAELIAILIGSGTAKMSAVQVSQEILASTENNLNQLAKLSLHDLKKFNGIGEAKAIAIIAALEIGRRRKESEPQKRVKILSSEDLYQYMKANLLDLPHEEFWVCYLNRANQVIKKEQISTGGVSGTVVDSKIIFKRALEELASSIVLVHNHPSGNIQPSQQDIQLTKKLKEAGRILEIPVIDHIIFTDHNYFSFADSAIL, encoded by the coding sequence ATGCCCTACGACCAGTCCCTCACAATCAAAAAATGGGCTGAGGAGGATCGTCCAAGAGAAAAGCTAATCTTAAAAGGAAAAGCCACCCTTTCTGATGCGGAATTAATAGCAATCTTGATAGGCAGTGGCACGGCAAAAATGTCTGCAGTACAGGTTTCTCAAGAAATCCTGGCAAGTACAGAAAACAACCTCAATCAATTAGCCAAACTCTCCCTACATGATCTAAAGAAATTCAATGGTATAGGAGAGGCAAAAGCAATAGCCATAATAGCTGCACTGGAAATCGGGCGAAGAAGAAAGGAATCCGAGCCACAGAAGAGAGTCAAAATATTAAGCTCTGAAGACCTCTATCAGTACATGAAAGCCAATCTTTTAGATTTGCCTCATGAAGAATTCTGGGTTTGCTATCTTAACCGAGCCAACCAGGTCATCAAAAAAGAACAAATCAGTACTGGAGGAGTCTCTGGAACTGTGGTCGATAGCAAAATCATTTTCAAAAGAGCATTGGAGGAGTTAGCCAGTTCTATAGTTCTGGTTCACAATCACCCTTCTGGCAACATTCAACCTAGTCAGCAAGACATCCAACTCACCAAAAAACTGAAAGAAGCTGGTCGGATATTAGAAATACCCGTCATCGATCATATTATCTTTACAGACCATAATTATTTCAGTTTTGCCGATTCAGCTATTCTTTAA
- the rpsT gene encoding 30S ribosomal protein S20 has protein sequence MANHKSALKRIRSNEAKRLRNRYQHKTTRTFVKRLKNTSDKAEAQELLKTVTGMIDKLAKNNIIHKNKAANQKSKLTKLVASL, from the coding sequence ATGGCGAATCATAAATCGGCTTTAAAAAGAATCAGGTCTAACGAGGCTAAGAGATTGAGAAACAGATATCAGCACAAAACAACTCGTACTTTTGTAAAGAGATTGAAAAACACGTCTGATAAAGCTGAAGCGCAAGAATTGTTGAAAACTGTAACAGGGATGATCGACAAGTTGGCTAAAAACAACATCATTCATAAAAACAAAGCGGCTAACCAAAAGTCAAAATTGACTAAGCTGGTAGCTTCTCTATAA
- a CDS encoding serine hydrolase domain-containing protein produces MRHCWFVVLLCVLLSTLNSHVVYSIALDSLFSVNRIDSLERVNPSQLGIDSLKLYRGIDSVIHVAIDSGAFPGCQILLAKGGKVFYERAFGFHTYDSVREVSLSDLYDLASVTKVVAATNALMKLYDMGIIDLDQTLGYYFPYLKHSNKADLSLRKVLAHQSRLKSWIPYYKESRRRNGKYRWHTFKNDSSDQYPIRVPGSDLYMYKDYYEKKVKRMIKRSKLYDEEGYVYSGLSFYLYPELVERLTGQSFDVFLDSVFYQPLGARSLGFEPLNEYPLDQIVPTEVDSFFRMTPLHGVVHDEGAAVMEGVSGNAGLFSNAGDLAKVLQMWLNEGEYAGQRYLSDSVIREFTRCQYCELDNRRGLGFDKPLIEYDSTKSSVAKAASPNSYGHSGYTGTLVWLDPDNDLMFIFLSNRVYPTRANPKIYQMNVRPAIHNLVYDLLEKEKS; encoded by the coding sequence ATGAGACACTGCTGGTTTGTGGTTTTGCTTTGTGTTTTACTCTCTACACTCAATTCCCATGTCGTTTATTCTATCGCCTTGGACTCTCTGTTTTCTGTAAACAGAATAGATAGTCTGGAAAGAGTAAATCCTTCGCAATTGGGTATTGATTCTCTCAAGCTATACAGGGGTATAGATTCGGTGATACATGTAGCAATAGACAGCGGCGCATTTCCGGGTTGCCAAATTTTGCTGGCAAAGGGAGGGAAAGTGTTTTATGAGCGAGCTTTTGGTTTTCATACTTATGATAGCGTGAGAGAAGTGTCTTTGTCGGACCTTTATGACTTGGCCTCTGTTACTAAAGTAGTGGCGGCAACTAATGCGCTGATGAAGCTATATGATATGGGTATTATTGATTTGGATCAAACATTAGGCTATTATTTTCCCTATCTCAAACATTCTAATAAAGCGGATTTAAGCCTAAGAAAAGTTCTGGCACACCAATCGAGATTAAAAAGCTGGATACCCTACTATAAAGAATCAAGGCGAAGAAACGGGAAGTACCGTTGGCATACTTTCAAGAACGATTCTTCAGATCAATACCCCATTAGAGTGCCTGGATCGGATCTTTACATGTACAAGGATTACTATGAGAAAAAGGTTAAGCGCATGATCAAAAGGTCTAAGCTATATGATGAAGAAGGCTATGTCTATTCTGGGCTTTCGTTTTATTTATACCCTGAGTTGGTTGAACGTCTGACAGGTCAATCCTTTGATGTGTTTCTAGATTCAGTATTTTATCAACCACTAGGCGCCAGGTCTTTGGGCTTTGAGCCCTTGAATGAGTATCCTTTGGATCAGATCGTTCCCACCGAAGTGGATAGTTTCTTTAGGATGACTCCATTGCATGGTGTGGTTCATGATGAGGGAGCCGCCGTGATGGAAGGGGTGTCAGGTAATGCCGGTCTGTTTAGCAATGCGGGTGATTTGGCCAAAGTATTGCAAATGTGGCTGAATGAAGGTGAGTACGCAGGTCAAAGATACCTGAGTGATTCGGTTATTCGGGAGTTTACCAGATGTCAATATTGTGAGCTTGATAATAGACGCGGCTTAGGATTTGACAAGCCATTGATTGAATATGACTCTACTAAAAGTAGTGTAGCTAAAGCGGCAAGTCCTAATAGTTATGGGCATAGTGGTTATACGGGTACTTTGGTTTGGCTCGATCCAGACAACGATCTTATGTTTATTTTCCTATCCAATAGAGTTTACCCTACCAGAGCCAATCCTAAAATATATCAGATGAATGTAAGACCTGCTATTCACAATTTGGTCTATGATTTGCTAGAAAAAGAAAAATCCTGA
- a CDS encoding OmpA family protein, which yields MRGIAILIGCLLGSQIGFSQIEVFSDQLSVGDSLNSPFDESTVILSPDESQLYFTRKNHPENVGGVDDPGDVWYSEHQIDGTWSDPENLKSVNTPGLNQMVGFLDIERRILVQTDTGLKSYYRVSGRWFDSDPVEVEYLKNQGEHFSATISDNAKIMLIAMESFGTYGVEDLYVSQLQPNGKWSSPKNLGGTLNTPHQEITPFLAADNKTLFFSSNGRGGQGSFDVFMSTRLDDTWLNWSEPKNLGPRVNTSGWESSFVLPTEKEFAFLISTQNSEGYGDIKMVRVAQEIEKLEEEIVEEEPVAEVVQKKFVPIHGEVRDQVTRRVIVGAEVEAVIFPSGEKKKARTNRMGQFTLNVTDGERYNVKARAFQYMTAEIELSAVEAASGESYTFELNPVIEGNTVALDNVLFKRGQSELIEGSEKELDLVVEMMKYNPDISIFLSGHTDNQGDAKLNLKLSEERVKTVNRYLVSHGIAEERINGKGYGGTKPRASNASPESRKLNRRVEFTIQKKD from the coding sequence ATGAGGGGTATTGCGATATTGATTGGTTGTCTGTTAGGGTCTCAGATTGGGTTTTCCCAAATTGAGGTATTTAGTGATCAACTGTCAGTTGGGGATTCTTTGAATAGCCCATTTGACGAGTCTACTGTAATACTAAGTCCTGACGAAAGCCAATTGTATTTCACCAGAAAAAATCATCCAGAGAATGTAGGTGGAGTGGACGACCCGGGAGATGTGTGGTATTCGGAACACCAAATAGACGGGACCTGGTCAGATCCGGAAAACCTCAAAAGTGTAAACACTCCAGGTCTCAATCAAATGGTTGGTTTTTTGGATATAGAAAGAAGAATCCTAGTACAAACAGATACTGGTCTCAAATCCTATTATAGAGTAAGTGGAAGGTGGTTTGATTCTGATCCAGTAGAGGTAGAATATCTAAAGAATCAGGGAGAACATTTTTCAGCTACGATTTCGGACAATGCTAAAATCATGCTGATTGCGATGGAGTCTTTTGGAACTTACGGTGTTGAGGATCTTTATGTGAGCCAGCTTCAGCCCAATGGGAAATGGAGTTCGCCTAAGAACCTAGGTGGTACTCTCAATACCCCACATCAAGAAATAACCCCGTTTTTAGCGGCAGACAATAAGACCTTGTTTTTTTCTAGTAATGGCAGAGGAGGCCAAGGTAGTTTTGATGTTTTCATGTCTACTCGTTTGGACGATACCTGGCTCAATTGGTCAGAACCTAAAAATCTGGGACCTAGGGTAAATACTTCTGGATGGGAGAGCTCCTTCGTCCTACCAACTGAAAAGGAGTTTGCTTTTCTGATAAGTACTCAAAACAGCGAGGGCTATGGTGACATCAAGATGGTGAGGGTCGCTCAGGAAATCGAAAAGTTGGAAGAAGAAATAGTCGAGGAAGAACCAGTTGCAGAGGTAGTTCAAAAGAAATTTGTGCCCATTCATGGCGAGGTGCGTGATCAGGTGACTCGTAGGGTGATTGTCGGAGCAGAAGTTGAGGCTGTAATTTTCCCATCAGGTGAGAAAAAGAAAGCTCGTACCAATAGAATGGGACAGTTTACCCTGAATGTAACTGATGGTGAGCGTTACAATGTAAAGGCTCGGGCTTTTCAATATATGACTGCAGAGATAGAGTTGAGTGCAGTGGAAGCTGCTTCGGGAGAAAGCTACACTTTCGAATTGAACCCGGTGATAGAAGGAAACACGGTTGCGCTCGATAATGTGCTGTTCAAAAGAGGACAAAGCGAATTGATTGAAGGCTCAGAAAAGGAATTGGATCTGGTAGTGGAAATGATGAAATACAATCCAGATATATCCATTTTCTTGTCAGGCCATACCGATAATCAAGGAGACGCCAAACTTAATTTGAAGCTGAGTGAGGAAAGAGTCAAAACGGTGAATCGATATTTAGTTTCTCATGGGATAGCCGAAGAAAGAATCAACGGCAAAGGTTATGGGGGTACCAAACCAAGAGCTAGCAATGCGAGCCCAGAATCCCGAAAACTCAACCGTAGAGTTGAGTTTACCATTCAGAAAAAAGATTAG
- a CDS encoding aminotransferase class V-fold PLP-dependent enzyme produces the protein MNYKLLYQKSLLALGKTLHFGAHSHHLWPDCVQEAQNQYVKDAYRWADEKWGEAIAPVEKECKQLLAQHLELSDPNQICFAPNVHTLFFRLVSCFDLRKTLNILSTDSEFYSFSRQALRLSEYDNITVDQVPTLPFLGLKARFLNQLREKDYDIVYISQVFFNSGLAIDFMEELAQSVTDKTMIVVDGYHAMGAIPTSLKKLENRIFYLAGGYKYLQSGEGVCFMTVPNTASHYRPLYTGWFAEFDSLDNHENTVSYAPDASRFLGATTDPSGIYRMHSVLKSWKEQKIDITAIHNFISSLQAYFINQLESQNIFGLNKMDLIHIQEGTTKFGHFLTFRTENAQQIQRQLRELDIITDCREDRLRFGFGMYHSTEDIDQLFERLT, from the coding sequence ATGAATTATAAATTGCTTTACCAAAAGAGTCTTTTGGCTCTGGGAAAAACTTTACACTTCGGGGCACATAGCCATCATCTATGGCCAGATTGCGTACAAGAGGCACAAAACCAATATGTAAAAGATGCCTATCGATGGGCAGATGAAAAATGGGGTGAAGCCATCGCTCCAGTTGAGAAAGAATGCAAACAACTCCTAGCCCAACATTTGGAGCTATCAGATCCCAACCAAATCTGTTTTGCCCCCAATGTGCACACCTTATTTTTTCGGCTAGTTTCCTGCTTTGATTTAAGAAAAACACTCAATATCCTAAGTACGGATTCTGAATTTTATAGCTTCAGCCGTCAGGCACTTCGACTCAGCGAATATGACAATATCACAGTGGATCAAGTACCAACGCTTCCTTTTCTAGGTCTAAAAGCAAGGTTTTTAAATCAACTCAGAGAAAAGGACTATGATATCGTATATATCAGTCAGGTGTTTTTCAATTCAGGTCTTGCGATCGATTTCATGGAGGAATTAGCCCAGTCGGTTACAGACAAAACCATGATCGTAGTGGATGGCTATCACGCCATGGGAGCTATTCCGACAAGTCTGAAAAAATTAGAAAATCGGATCTTTTACCTGGCTGGCGGCTACAAATACCTGCAATCAGGAGAAGGGGTTTGCTTCATGACTGTGCCTAATACCGCGAGCCATTACAGACCTTTGTACACGGGTTGGTTTGCCGAATTTGATTCATTGGATAACCATGAAAATACGGTTAGTTATGCCCCAGATGCGAGTCGGTTTTTAGGCGCTACTACAGACCCTTCAGGTATTTACCGAATGCACAGCGTACTTAAATCTTGGAAAGAGCAAAAGATAGATATTACAGCCATTCACAATTTCATAAGTAGTCTGCAAGCGTATTTTATCAACCAACTGGAGTCTCAAAACATTTTTGGATTGAACAAAATGGACCTCATTCATATCCAGGAAGGAACTACAAAGTTTGGCCATTTTTTAACATTTCGAACAGAAAATGCACAGCAAATTCAGCGTCAGCTAAGAGAATTAGACATCATCACTGACTGTAGAGAGGATCGTTTGAGATTCGGGTTTGGTATGTATCATTCCACTGAAGACATTGACCAATTATTCGAACGATTGACTTGA
- a CDS encoding LVIVD repeat-containing protein: protein MKTQSENLRKTKEWKRLILYGTLFMILLTLLGSCQENCDKPTYMHYEPIYAPLSEVRVTADFVGPQVLQSPGKLYYKDNHLFISEINKGIHVINNSIPSRPEKVGFIDLPGNKDLAAKGDFLYADNYMDLVILDISDKKNIKEVNRLEDVFNEYYYLNAETGEVLIDYNIEEREYDVECGEEIIMFETLDFSPINGGGSSGGTGVGGSMARFTIMDNYLYTINDWQMKLFDIHTLDSPIPGNEIQLGWGIETIFPYQDKLFLGARTGMHIYDNSNPELPTHVSTYSHVNACDPVVVSGDLAYVTLRSGTECETFSNQLDVIDISDIHQPELLVTHEMENPHGLGINGDCLFIAEGEYGLKLFNSSNPMTIGDQMIKHHKGVHAFDVIPLDNILFMVGEDGFYQYEYDCNDKLKLLSSIPF, encoded by the coding sequence ATGAAAACCCAATCAGAAAACTTAAGAAAAACAAAAGAGTGGAAAAGGCTAATCCTATACGGAACACTTTTTATGATCCTATTGACCTTATTGGGCAGCTGCCAGGAAAACTGTGACAAGCCTACCTACATGCACTACGAGCCTATCTATGCTCCGTTGAGTGAAGTTAGGGTTACGGCTGATTTTGTCGGACCGCAAGTTTTACAATCACCTGGCAAACTGTACTACAAGGACAACCATCTTTTTATTTCGGAAATCAACAAGGGCATACATGTCATCAACAACAGCATCCCCAGTCGACCAGAAAAAGTGGGCTTTATAGACCTGCCCGGCAATAAGGATCTGGCCGCTAAGGGAGACTTCCTATATGCCGACAATTACATGGATTTGGTCATTCTGGATATTTCTGATAAGAAAAACATAAAAGAGGTCAACCGCCTGGAAGATGTTTTCAACGAGTACTATTATCTCAATGCAGAAACAGGAGAAGTTCTGATTGATTATAACATAGAGGAAAGAGAGTATGATGTAGAATGTGGTGAGGAAATAATTATGTTTGAAACCCTAGACTTTTCGCCTATCAACGGTGGGGGAAGTTCTGGAGGTACCGGCGTTGGTGGGTCTATGGCTCGCTTCACCATTATGGACAACTACCTCTACACCATCAACGATTGGCAGATGAAGCTTTTCGATATTCATACACTCGACAGTCCTATTCCCGGAAATGAAATACAGCTCGGCTGGGGTATCGAAACCATTTTCCCGTACCAGGACAAATTGTTCTTAGGTGCCAGAACAGGCATGCATATCTATGACAATTCCAACCCAGAGCTTCCCACTCATGTTTCGACCTATTCTCATGTCAATGCCTGTGACCCAGTAGTAGTTTCAGGAGATTTGGCCTATGTCACATTGAGATCAGGGACAGAATGTGAAACATTCTCCAACCAATTGGACGTCATTGACATCTCTGATATTCACCAACCCGAATTGCTCGTGACACACGAAATGGAAAACCCACATGGATTGGGTATAAATGGAGATTGCCTTTTTATAGCCGAAGGGGAATATGGGCTGAAACTATTTAACTCCAGTAATCCTATGACCATTGGGGACCAAATGATTAAGCATCACAAAGGAGTGCACGCCTTTGATGTAATCCCCCTGGACAATATACTTTTTATGGTAGGAGAAGATGGTTTCTACCAATATGAATACGATTGCAACGATAAACTCAAATTGCTGAGTTCAATTCCCTTTTAA
- a CDS encoding outer membrane beta-barrel protein codes for MEEAERTFEEQWGDAFEKAEQTPPAHIWTAIDGQLANQEAEKYKKRLLFYQWSAAACVGLLALLGVGYWATTPSTDDPNNRNLIEANSIQNESKATEATITSTEKSIFPDSKNLENNESPASSVPALEAVKKKNLSGSTPKENLEQVIPIIDQQEPNSEVKAGYRTRTAEPYLIAQLDGKEVDYEAAIDKPELPYHLYGVPNTAYIEDKEEQQLWAGVSMNSGSFNPAFGSGNQSDMMMASDPTSELTFNQSNTVNNEELDYDPGYSISAGLNVGTRVGKKIILSTGLHYQAFNTDDAQTGLVSQNGDYFALTGSRTDEAFNTAADSEALEAAGNVSLSNEYQYITVPIKAGYVLLDRKFNIVFNTGLASNFLMNAQLESHGSQSLSNDLDTSNDYESVYFNFSTGLEFGYRFFRNYQVTLEPNYNQALTDFTNSNHSSQGKPRSVGLAFGLKYIF; via the coding sequence ATGGAAGAGGCTGAGAGAACATTCGAGGAACAGTGGGGAGACGCCTTTGAAAAGGCCGAGCAAACACCGCCTGCCCATATCTGGACTGCAATAGATGGTCAGTTGGCCAATCAAGAAGCAGAAAAATACAAAAAACGACTATTGTTTTATCAATGGAGCGCGGCTGCCTGTGTTGGCTTACTTGCGCTATTGGGTGTCGGCTACTGGGCCACAACTCCCTCCACTGATGACCCAAACAATCGGAACTTGATAGAAGCCAATAGTATTCAAAATGAATCGAAGGCTACTGAGGCTACCATCACCAGTACTGAGAAAAGCATTTTCCCAGATTCAAAAAACCTGGAAAACAATGAGTCTCCTGCTAGCAGTGTACCCGCTTTAGAGGCGGTCAAAAAGAAGAATTTGTCTGGATCTACTCCAAAAGAGAATTTGGAACAGGTAATTCCGATCATTGACCAACAAGAACCCAATTCGGAAGTGAAGGCAGGATACAGAACCAGGACAGCAGAACCCTACCTGATTGCCCAGTTGGATGGTAAAGAGGTAGATTATGAAGCAGCGATAGATAAACCCGAGCTACCCTACCATCTCTACGGTGTACCAAATACCGCTTATATAGAAGATAAGGAGGAACAACAGTTATGGGCTGGCGTCAGCATGAATTCAGGCAGTTTCAACCCCGCCTTTGGCAGTGGTAATCAATCGGATATGATGATGGCCTCTGATCCCACATCCGAGTTGACTTTTAATCAAAGCAATACGGTCAACAATGAAGAATTGGATTACGATCCGGGATATTCTATTTCGGCTGGTTTGAATGTAGGGACCCGAGTGGGCAAAAAAATCATTCTTAGTACTGGATTGCACTATCAGGCCTTTAATACTGATGATGCTCAAACAGGACTGGTTAGCCAAAATGGAGACTACTTTGCCTTGACAGGCAGTAGAACCGATGAAGCCTTTAACACCGCTGCTGACTCTGAAGCCTTAGAGGCAGCAGGCAACGTGAGTTTGAGTAACGAATACCAATACATCACTGTCCCTATAAAAGCCGGTTATGTGCTCTTGGATCGTAAATTCAACATCGTATTCAATACCGGGCTGGCTTCTAATTTCCTAATGAATGCACAACTTGAAAGTCACGGCAGTCAATCACTAAGCAACGACCTGGACACTTCTAACGACTATGAATCGGTCTATTTCAATTTCAGCACTGGATTGGAATTCGGATACCGATTCTTCAGAAATTATCAGGTAACACTGGAGCCTAATTACAATCAGGCTCTTACAGACTTCACCAATTCGAACCATTCCAGCCAGGGCAAACCCCGTAGCGTAGGACTTGCCTTTGGTCTGAAATACATATTCTAA